From one Colletotrichum destructivum chromosome 3, complete sequence genomic stretch:
- a CDS encoding Putative IQ motif, EF-hand binding, myosin head, motor domain, Dilute domain, myosin, SH3, whose protein sequence is MSENYDVGTRAWQPDATEGWVASEVINKTADDSKVKLVFKLDNGEEKTIEVTAEALQKGDPSLPPLMNPTMLEASDDLTNLSHLNEPAVLQAIRLRYAQKEIYTYSGIVLIAANPFARVDSLYVPGMVQVYAGKQRATQAPHLFAIAEEAFIDMVRSGKNQTVVVSGESGAGKTVSAKYIMRYFATRESPDNPGTRSKKGAEAMSETEEQILATNPIMEAFGNAKTTRNDNSSRFGKYIEIMFDDKTNIIGAKIRTYLLERSRLVFQPLKERNYHIFYQLVAGASDKERQDLHLLPIEEFEYLNQGNCPTIDGVDDKAEFEATKGSLRTIGVNDDYQAEIFKLLSGLLHLGNIKIGASRNDSVLAPTEPSLELASSILGVNGPEFAKWIVKKQLVTRGEKITSNLTQAQAIVVRDSVAKFIYSSLFDWLVEIINRSLATEDVLNRVTSFIGVLDIYGFEHFAKNSFEQFCINYANEKLQQEFNQHVFKLEQEEYLREEIDWTFIEFSDNQPAIDLIEGKLGILSLLDEESRLPMGSDEQFVTKLHHNYGSDKHKFYKKPRFGKSAFTVCHYAVDVTYESEGFIEKNRDTVPDEHMAVLRASTNKFLRDVLDAASAVREKDVASATSSSVKPAAGRKIGVAVNRKPTLGGIFRSSLIELMNTINNTDVHYIRCIKPNEAKEAWKFEGPMVLSQLRACGVLETVRISCAGYPTRWTYEEFALRYYMLINSDLWTSEIRDMANAILTKALGSSSGKGSDKYQLGLTKIFFRAGMLAFLENLRTNRLNDCAILIQKNLRAKFYRRRYLEARNAIVTFQSAVRAYNARKQIQELRTVKAATTIQRVWRGYRQRKEYLRVRNNVVLAQAAAKGYLRRKEIMETRVGNAAILIQRVWRSRRQVLAWRQYRKKVTLIQSLWRGKLARRDYKKTREEARDLKQISYKLENKVVELTQSLGTMKAQNKNLTSQVENYEGQIKAWKNRHNALEARTKELQTEANQGSIAVARLQAMEDEMKKLQQSFEESTSNIKRMQEEERELRESLRSTSSELETVRQQSAQIESEKLSLRQQLAELQDQLELARRLAPTNGELTNGASQPQTSAAPGLINLVSSKKPKRRSAGAEPREVDRFSAAYNPRPVSMAITSTAHRQNLQGTGFMPGVDNIELELETLLADEDGLNEEVTMGLIRNLKIPSPNTNPPPSDKEVLFPSYLINLVTSEMWNNGFVKESERFLANVMQSIQQEVMQHDGDEAINPGAFWLSNVHEMLSFVFLAEDWYEAQKTDNYEYDRLLEIVKHDLESLEFNIYHTWMKVLKKKLHKMIIPAIIESQSLPGFVTNESSRFLGKLLQSNSTPAYSMDNLLSLLNSVFRAMKAYYLEDSIITQTITELLRLVGVTAFNDLLMRRNFLSWKRGLQINYNITRIEEWCKSHDMPEGTLQLEHLMQATKLLQLKKATLNDIEIIQDICWMLSPNQIQKLLNQYLVADYEQPINGEIMKAVASRVTEKSDVLLLQAVDMDDSGPYEIAEPRVITALETYTPSWLQTPRLKRLAEIVSAQAIAQQEKLEYDPEDGFEPNGDLAEVDEEDVAA, encoded by the exons ATGTCCGAGAATTACGACGTCGGAACGCGGGCGTGGCAGCCCGATGCCACGGAGGGCTGGGTTGCGTCCGAGGTCATCAACAAGACTGCAGATGACTCCAAGGTTAAGCTAGTCTTCAAGCTTGACAACGGCGAG GAAAAAACTATCGAGGTtaccgccgaggccctccAGAAAGGCGATCCCTCCCTGCCTCCACTGATGAACCCGACCATGCTAGAGGCTAGCGACGACTTGACGAACTTGTCCCATCTGAACGAGCCTGCTG TTCTGCAAGCCATCCGTCTTCGATATGCACAGAAAGAAATCTATACATACAGCGGTATCGTCCTGATCGCCGCGAACCCCTTTGCCAGAGTAGATTCCCTCTACGTCCCTGGCATGGTTCAGGTGTACGCTGGCAAACAGAGAGCAACACAAGCGCCGCATTTGTTCGCTATCGCAGAAGAGGCCTTTAT TGACATGGTGCGTAGCGGAAAGAACCAGACCGTTGTCGTATCCGGAGAGTCTGGTGCAGGAAAGACGGTCAGCGCCAAATACATCATGCGCTACTTCGCGACAAGAGAATCTCCTGACAACCCGGGGACGCGGTCCAAGAAGGGCGCCGAAGCTATGAGCGAGACGGAAGAGCAGATCCTGGCCACGAATCCCATCATGGAAGCCTTTGGAAACGCTAAAACGACGCGCAACGACAACTCGTCACGTTTCGGCAAATACATCGAGATCATGTTCGACGACAAGACCAATATCATCGGCGCCAAGATCCGAACGTACCTCCTTGAGCGATCCAGGCTTGTTTTTCAGCCTCTCAAGGAGCGCAACTATCACATCTTCTACCAGCTCGTCGCCGGTGCTTCGGACAAGGAGCGTCAGGACCTGCATCTTCTCCCCATCGAGGAGTTCGAGTACCTCAATCAGGGCAACTGCCCGACGATagatggcgtcgatgacaAGGCTGAGTTCGAGGCGACCAAGGGTTCTCTCCGGACGATCGGCGTCAACGACGATTATCAGGCAGAAATTTTCAAGCTTCTATCTGGTCTGCTGCACCTCGGAAACATCAAAATCGGGGCGTCGCGCAATGATAGTGTTCTCGCGCCGACAGAGCCATCCCTGGAGCTAGCCTCGTCGATTCTGGGCGTCAACGGACCCGAGTTTGCCAAGTGGATAGTTAAGAAGCAGCTGGTCACGCGAGGCGAAAAGATTACGTCCAACCTGACACAGGCCcaggccatcgtcgtccgCGATTCCGTGGCCAAGTTCATCTACTCTAGTCTATTCGACTGGCTCGTGGAGATCATTAACCGCAGCTTAGCGACCGAGGATGTTTTGAACCGCGTTACCTCCTTCATCGGCGTGCTCGATATCTATGGCTTTGAACACTTTGCCAAGAACTCATTCGAGCAGTTCTGCATCAACTATGCCAACGAGAAGCTCCAGCAGGAATTCAATCAACACGTCTTCAAGCTAGAACAGGAAGAATATCTGAGGGAGGAGATTGACTGGACATTCATCGAGTTCTCGGATAATCAGCCGGCCATCGACCTGATCGAGGGCAAGCTCGGCATTCTGTCTCTGCTGGACGAAGAGTCCCGTCTCCCCATGGGCTCGGACGAGCAGTTTGTCACGAAGCTGCATCACAACTATGGCAGCGATAAGCACAAGTTCTACAAGAAGCCGAGGTTTGGCAAGTCCGCTTTTACCGTGTGTCACTACGCCGTGGACGTCACCTACGAATCGGAGGGTTTCATCGAGAAGAATCGCGACACCGTGCCCGACGAGCACATGGCTGTTCTCCGCGCCTCTACGAACAAGTTCCTTCGCGACGTTTTGGACGCCGCTTCCGCCGTGCGGGAGAAGGATGTGGCCTCTGCCACATCTAGCTCTGtgaagcccgccgccggtAGGAAGATCGGCGTGGCTGTCAACAGAAAACCGACGCTGGGAGGCATCTTCCGTTCTTCGTTGATCGAGCTGATGAACACTATCAACAACACGGATGTCCACTACATCCGATGCATCAAACCCAATGAGGCCAAGGAGGCATGGAAGTTTGAGGGTCCCATGGTCCTCAGTCAGTTGCGAGCCTGCGGTGTGCTCGAGACTGTGCGCATAAGCTGCGCGGGTTACCCTACTCGATGGACCTACGAGGAGTTTGCCCTCCGCTATTACATGCTCATCAATTCGGATCTGTGGACGTCGGAGATTCGGGACATGGCCAATGCGATCCTCACGAAGGCGCTCGGAAGCAGCTCCGGCAAGGGCTCCGACAAGTATCAGCTTGGCCTCACCAAAATCTTCTTCCGTGCTGGCATGCTCGCCTTCCTTGAAAACCTGCGTACCAATCGGCTCAACGACTGCGCCATTCTCATCCAGAAGAACCTGCGGGCTAAGTTCTACCGTCGCCGCTACCTCGAAGCTCGCAACGCCATTGTGACTTTTCAGTCCGCAGTCCGAGCCTACAACGCCCGAAAGCAGATCCAAGAGCTCCGCACGGTCAAAGCCGCAACAACAATACAGCGGGTTTGGCGTGGCTACAGGCAAAGAAAGGAGTACTTACGCGTCAGGAACAATGTCGTCCTGGCGCAAGCGGCGGCCAAAGGTTACCTTCGACGAAAAGAAATTATGGAGACCCGCGTAGGCAACGCCGCTATTCTCATCCAGCGCGTCTGGCGATCGCGGCGGCAGGTTCTGGCCTGGAGGCAGTACAGGAAGAAGGTTACCCTCATCCAGAGCTTGTGGCGTGGCAAGCTTGCTCGTCGTGACTACAAAAAGACACGCGAGGAGGCCCGTGACCTGAAGCAGATCTCGTACAAGTTGGAGAACAAGGTTGTCGAGCTGACACAGTCTCTTGGTACGATGAAGGCGCAGAACAAGAACTTGACATCTCAGGTCGAGAACTACGAGGGTCAGATCAAGGCCTGGAAGAATCGCCATAACGCCCTTGAGGCCCGGACGAAGGAGCTTCAGACCGAGGCTAACCAGGGCAGCATTGCCGTTGCACGACTGCAGGCAATGGAagacgagatgaagaagttGCAGCAGAGCTTCGAGGAGTCGACCTCCAACATTAAGAGGatgcaggaggaggagcgggaACTGAGGGAGTCCCTGCGCTCCACGAGCTCCGAGCTCGAAACGGTCCGCCAGCAGAGCGCCCAGATCGAGAGCGAAAAGCTTTCGCTACGCCAGCAGCTCGCAGAGCTGCAGGATCAGTTGGAGTTGGCGAGACGCCTTGCGCCGACCAACGGCGAGCTCACCAACGGTGCCAGCCAGCCCCAAACGTCGGCCGCACCCGGTCTCATCAACCTCGTGTCTTCCAAGAAGCCGAAGCGCCGAAGCGCCGGTGCCGAGCCCCGCGAAGTCGACCGCTTCAGCGCTGCCTACAACCCCAGGCCCGTCTCGATGGCTATTACCAGCACTGCCCACAGACAGAACCTGCAGGGCACGGGCTTCATGCCCGGTGTGGACAATatcgagctcgagctcgagactctcctggccgacgaggacggcctcaACGAGGAGGTCACGATGGGTCTCATCCGCAATCTCAAGATCCCGTCGCCCAACACCAACCCGCCGCCTTCTGACAAGGAGGTTCTCTTCCCTTCGTACCTGATCAACCTGGTGACGTCCGAGATGTGGAACAACGGCTTCGTCAAGGAGTCGGAACGCTTCCTCGCCAATGTTATGCAGTCGATCCAGCAGGAGGTCATGCAgcacgatggcgacgaggccatcaaccCAGGTGCCTTCTGGCTCTCCAACGTCCACGAGATGCTCTCTTTCGTGTTCCTGGCCGAGGACTGGTACGAGGCCCAGAAGACGGACAACTATGAGTATGACCGTCTGCTGGAAATCGTCAAGCACGACCTCGAGAGCCTGGAGTTCAACATTTACCACACTTGGATGAAGGtcctgaagaagaagcttcACAAGATGATCATcccggccatcatcgagtCCCAGTCGCTCCCCGGTTTCGTCACTAACGAGAGCAGCCGCTTCCTGGGTAAACTTCTGCAGTCCAACTCGACCCCGGCCTACAGCATGGACAACCTGCTCAGCCTGCTGAACAGTGTCTTCCGTGCCATGAAGGCATACTACCTAGAGGATTCCATCATTACGCAGACCATTACCGAGCTGCTCCGTCTCGTCGGCGTTACAGCGTTTAACGACCTTCTGATGAGACGCAACTTCCTCTCTTGGAAGCGTGGTCTCCAGATCAACTACAACATTACACGCATTGAGGAGTGGTGCAAGAGCCACGATATGCCCGAGGGCACCCTTCAACTCGAGCACTTGATG CAAGCGACCAAGCTCCTTCAGCTCAAGAAGGCGACTCTGAATGACATTGAGATCATTCAAGACATTTGCTGGAT GCTTTCACCCAACCAGATCCAGAAGCTCTTGAACCAATACCTCGTTGCAGACTACGAACAGCCCATTAACGGCGAGATCATGAAGGCCGTTGCCTCCCGGGTCACAGAGAAGAGCGACGTCTTGTTGctgcaggccgtcgacatggacgatAGTGGTCCTTATGAGATCGCCGAGCCCAGAGTCATCACCGCCTTGGAGACTTATACTCCCTCAT GGCTTCAAACACCGCGCTTGAAGCGTCTCGCTGAGATCGTATCTGCCCAGGCCATTGCTCAGCAAGAGAAGCTCGAGTACGATCCCGAAGACGGTTTCGAGCCCAACGGTGAccttgccgaggtcgacgaggaagatgtgGCCGCATAA